GTTCACCCTCAAGACAACCGTTACCAAGACATGGTTGGTGAACAAGTACCGCTCCCTCTAACAACTAGAAAATTACCCGTAATCACAGATACACTGGTAGATCCAGAATTTGGTACAGGAGCTTTAAAAATAACACCAGCCCACGATGAAACAGATTTTAATATTGGCAAAAAGCACAATCTAGAAACTCTAAAAGTCATAGATAAAGAAGGATTATTAACAGACTTAGCAGAAAAATTCGCTGGATTAACTGTGGCAGAAGGACGCAAGCAAGTTGTAGAGGCTTTAAAAGAAAAGGAATTATTAATAAAAGAAGAACCTGTCCAACATAATATAGGACATTGCCAGCGATGCGGAACTCGCACAGAACCCTTAATTTCTAAGCAATGGTTTGTAAAGATAAAACCTCTTGCTGAGAAAGCTTTAAAAGCTGTACGGGAAGGAAAAGTACAAATTGTTCCGGAAATGTATAAAAAGGTTTTTTTTCACTGGATGGAAAATATTCATGATTGGTGTATTTCCCGTCAACTTTGGTGGGGGCACAAAATACCACTGGAAGGAGAAACAGACATACTCGACACTTGGTTTTCCTCGGCTTTATGGCCAATGTCTGTTTTTGGGTGGCCAGAAAGCACAAAAGATTTACAATACTTTTACCCCAACACAGTTAGAGAAACTGGACATGACATACTATTTTTCTGGGTAGCTCGTGAAATTATGATGTGTATGGAAATGAGCAATGAAGTACCTTTTGAAACAGTATACTTGCATGGCTTAGTGCGCGACAACCAAGGAAGAAAGTTTAGTAAAACTAAAGGGATAGGCTTTGATCCTTTAGAAATGGTTGAAACATATGGAACAGATGCCTTAAGAATGGCTCTAATCATAGGAAATGCGCCGGGAACAGATTTGAAAATAAATGAAGATAAAGTGCGAAGCTACCGCAATTTTGCAAATAAAATTTGGAATATTGGAAGGTTTATATACAGCAACCTAGAAAAAAACAACTGGCTAGAGTGGCAAGATATTCCTAAATTAGATATAGCACATACTAAGTTAACAAACAAAGATAAAAAAATTATAAAAGAATGGCATAACACCCTTGAATACGTTACAAAAAATATTGACCACCAGAACCATAATTACAGATTTGATTTGGCAGGAAAAGAATTGTACCAATTTATATGGCACGAATTTGCTGACAAGTATATTGAATATTCTAAAGAAGACTTATACAGTAACTCAGAAAAAAAGAAAAAAGGTAAACTTACAATCCTCCGATATATATATTACAATACACTAAAAGCTTTACACCCTTTCATGCCTTTTGTAACAGAAGAAATTTGGCAACGCTTACCACACCAAAAATACAAACCTCTAATT
This DNA window, taken from Patescibacteria group bacterium, encodes the following:
- a CDS encoding valine--tRNA ligase; this translates as MKKRYQPEKTENKIYQMWEEGGYFKPEIDKSKEPFVITLPPPNVTGGLHAGHALYILEDIMIRYHRMKGDATLWVPGFDHASIAVEYLVTQQLAKEGKTKQDIGREEFLKRAHNFANQSKKYIRNQLKRLGFSLDWSREAYTMDKERSRAVEEAFHRLYKKGLIYKGNYIINWCPNCQTALSDLENEHKQEKGTLYYIKYGPITIATTRPETMFADVAVAVHPQDNRYQDMVGEQVPLPLTTRKLPVITDTLVDPEFGTGALKITPAHDETDFNIGKKHNLETLKVIDKEGLLTDLAEKFAGLTVAEGRKQVVEALKEKELLIKEEPVQHNIGHCQRCGTRTEPLISKQWFVKIKPLAEKALKAVREGKVQIVPEMYKKVFFHWMENIHDWCISRQLWWGHKIPLEGETDILDTWFSSALWPMSVFGWPESTKDLQYFYPNTVRETGHDILFFWVAREIMMCMEMSNEVPFETVYLHGLVRDNQGRKFSKTKGIGFDPLEMVETYGTDALRMALIIGNAPGTDLKINEDKVRSYRNFANKIWNIGRFIYSNLEKNNWLEWQDIPKLDIAHTKLTNKDKKIIKEWHNTLEYVTKNIDHQNHNYRFDLAGKELYQFIWHEFADKYIEYSKEDLYSNSEKKKKGKLTILRYIYYNTLKALHPFMPFVTEEIWQRLPHQKYKPLIVTTWPNPIKS